Proteins found in one Nerophis ophidion isolate RoL-2023_Sa linkage group LG21, RoL_Noph_v1.0, whole genome shotgun sequence genomic segment:
- the cnih4 gene encoding protein cornichon homolog 4: MEAAVFILSLIDCCALIFLAVYFIITLSDLECDYINARACCSKLNKWVIPEMVGQCLSTLLMFISTHWFIFLLNLPVAAWDIYRYAKVPMGNMGVFDPTEIHNRGQLKSHMKEAMIKLGYHLLCFFIYLYSMILALIND; encoded by the exons ATGGAGGCTGCCGTGTTTATTCTGTCACTGATCGACTGTTGTGCTCTGATTTTCCTTGCAGTGTATTTT ATAATCACCTTGTCTGACTTAGAATGTGACTACATTAATGCCAGGGCCTGCTGCTCCAAACTCAACAAG TGGGTTATTCCAGAGATGGTGGGCCAGTGTCTCTCCACGCTGTTGATGTTTATTTCCACGCACTGGTTTATCTTCCTCCTCAACCTCCCTGTTGCAGCCTGGGACATTTACAG GTACGCAAAGGTACCGATGGGCAACATGGGAGTGTTTGACCCCACTGAGATTCACAACCGAGGTCAACTCAAGTCCCACATGAAGGAAGCCATGATCAAACTGGGCTACCACCTGCTCTGCTTCTTCATTTATTTGTACag